The Deltaproteobacteria bacterium region GAGCTGGCAAAAGACTGTGCTGCCGATGGCGTGTACGAGTTCCTGTGGGTGGCCCCGCCGCTCAACATTCCTCATGCCGTGGGCAGTCCGCTGAATCCATTGGCGATTAAATAACGGCACCGACAAAGGCAAGTAGTGTGGAGAGGACGAGAAAAGCGAGGCCTTTCCCTTGGCAAGGAAGGAGGTAGTTTCTGTGACCATCGACCTCTCCGCACTATTGACGCTGGCCGTGCAATCCGCCGCTTCTGACCTACATCTCAGCAGCGGCGAACCACCGATCCTTCGTATCCATGGCGACCTGCAACGGCTCGACTCCCCGCTGCTTGCGCGCGAGGCGGTGCGGTCGCTGATCGACCGCCTCTTGGATGACGACCAACGCAAAACTTTCACGGCGGCGCGAGAACTCGATTTCGCCTACGACTTAGGCGCCATCGGACGATTTCGTGTCAACGTCTTCGTGCAGCAACGCGGCGCGGGCGCGGTCTTTCGATTGATCCCCACGGTGATTCCTACCATCGAGCAGCTCGGACTGCCGCCGATTCTCAAGAAACTCTGTGACAAGAAAAAAGGGCTGATTCTGGTGACCGGGCCGACGGGTGCCGGAAAATCCACCACCCTGGCGGCCATGATCGATCATATTAACCGAACCGTCCCCGGACACATCGTAACCATCGAAGATCCGATCGAGTTCACACATCGATCGCAACGCTGTCTGGTCAACCAACGTGAGGTAGGGGCGCATACGCATTCCTTCGCCAACGCGCTGCGCGCCGCGTTGCGTGAGGACCCGGATGTTATCCTGGTCGGAGAAATGCGCGACCTGGAGACGATTCAACTGGCGATTACAGCGGCGGAAACTGGGCACTTGGTCTTCGGGACTTTGCATGCGCCAAGCGCGCCGCAAACGGTCGACCGGGTGATCGGAGTGTTTCCCGCCACCCAACAGGCGCAAGTCCGCATGCAGTTCGCCGACTCGATCGAAGCCGTGATTACCCAAACGCTGTGCAAGAAGAAAGGCGGTGGGCGCGTTGCCGCCTTGGAAATTTTGCTGGCGACGGCGGCAACGCGGAACTTAATCCGCGAAAGCAAGGTGCATCAGTTGCTCTCGGCCATGCAGGTAGGGCAGAAAGACGGCATGCAGACGTTGGACGCCGCACTCATGGACTTGGTGAATAAGAATGCGATTACGCGCGAAGAAGCGCAGGCCAAAGGGGCCGCCGTGCCTGGAGGCACCTTGCTCGGGTCCGGCGGCGGGAAACCTCCGACTGGGCGGGTGGGGTAGTCCCAACTCCGCGAAGGGTCTTGCAACGAGATTCTTCGCCGTGTTTACGACTCAGAACAACAGCCTTGAAAGGTGCAGGGAGAGATTCTAGAAATTATCCTGTTCAGCCCCCAACAACGCTTCCGCCAATGGCAAATCTTCGGGGGTGGTGAGTTTGAAGTTGCGGCCATCGCCGGGGACGATTTTGACGGTGCCTCCTGCCCATTCCAGCAATGCCGCGTCGTCGGTGGCGGTGACTCCCTGCGCCTGGGCGCGGGCATGCGCCTCCTTGATGAGGGCAACGCGAAACGTCTGTGGGGTTTGCGCCAGCCAGAGATCATGCCGGGGTACAGTTTCGACAACAAGGCCATCTGGATTAACCCGCTTGATAGTATCACGCGCCGGAATCGCCACTAACGCCCCTCCGTGTTGCGCCGCGACCCTCACACTGGCGTCTATAGTCTCGACGGCGATAAACGGGCGCGCCGCGTCGTGAATGACCACAATGTCGCAGTCCGGATCGAGCGCGGCCAAGCCCAGCCGGACGGAATCTTGCCGCTCCAACCCGCCATGCACAAGGGTAATCGGGAGGCGGAAAGGGCCGTGTCGTTCGAGGAGCTGGCAACATAGCGGCTCGTATTCCGCTGCGATCACAAGCACGAGCTTACGCAGGAATGAAGAGCGAGAGAGACTGCGGAGTGTATGGACAAAGAGGGGAACGCCAACGACGGGGAGAAAGGGTTTGGGAAGGACCGCCCCCATGCGCTCGCCTTTTCCAGCGGCAACGACCACCGCATTGACCACCATCGGCGACGATTTCCCTTGGGCTCAGGAGCGCGCCGGCACCGCGCTTTTAGAGACCGCAAAGAGAAACATGGCGCGCAGTTCTTCCAAGATTTTTTCTTTTGACGTCGCTCGCTCACCGGCAAGTTCTTTCACCAGCCGGTCGTGGGCGGTCGTGAGCATTTCGCTTTCGCTCGAAGAAAGCGTCTTTTCCGTTTTGAGCGTCAGCAAGTCGCGCAGAATCTTTGCCGTTTCGATGAGGGACCCGGTTCTGATCTTGTCCGGATAGGTGCGGGAGCGACGAGGCCAATTCGCCGGGCTGCCCAGCGGCTTTGGCGTGCGGAGGATATGATAGACTTTGCTGACGGTTTCCCGGCTGAGCGGGGGACGAAGACTCTCTGACGTCACCTGGGCGGCTGGCACGAGGAAAAGACCGCCATTCTCTAGTAGGCGTACCGCAAAAAACTCACACTCCGACCCTTGAATAGTCTTCTTTTCTAGAGCTTCGACAACCCCGATGCCGTGGCCAGGATATGCGACCTTTGCTCCGATGCGAAACATAGGCTCTCCCCCCTTACGGACTTATAGAGCCGGGATACCCTATCTGATCCTCCGAGCGTTCGCAATGAAGCGTCGGCAAGCAGGGCCGGTCGGGATGCGCTTGCCCTGTACCGCCCTGGGTCCGGATTTATTGCTCTTCAGGCGAGAGCAAGCACGTCAGCAGCAGCGCGTCTTCCCCATTGGCGTAATAGCGCTGTCTAACCGCGACTTCACGAAAACCGAACTTGCCATACAGTGTCAATGCAGGGAGATTGCCGCGGCGGACTTCGAGATGGACGGCTTGGGCGCCGCACCCCCGTCCCACTGCCAGAGCATGCCGGAGCAGTTGTTCTCCGACGCCTTGCCGACGACAAGCGGAATGGACGGCGACGTCGAGGATCTGCACCTCGTCTGCAATATACCAGCCGCATAAGTAGCCTACCACCTGCCCGCGTTGCTCGGCCACGGTTAATTGGCTATGGGGAACGCGCAGTTCATGGACGAACGCCGCCCGCGTCCACGGAGCGGGAAACGAGGCTTCTTCGATCGCCAGTACGGCATCGAGGTCATCTTCCGTCATGAGGCGCAGGGTGACGGCAGATCTAGCGGTCTCTCTTTTCTTCTTCATATTTTTAGCTTGAGCGAGTCGTTTTTCGCTTGGGAACCTGTGCCAGCGCTTTTTTCTCTTTTCCCGCTATACGAACTATTTTATCCGCTTTTTCTATTTTTTTCTTCTCGATAAAAAATTTTTCGTATATTTTTCCTTTATTCTCTTGACAACGGCGAAAGAAATTTTGCACAAAGGAAAAGAAAGTATATTATATCCCCGCAAAGGGGAGAAGGAGGTCTTTTATGAAGCGATGGGGACAACGTCTCCTGGTAGCTACCATGGTCTCAGGTTTCCTCGGTGGAGCACCGGCCTGGAGCCAACAAGCTCCCGCCGCTACGCCGGTGCCGGCGACAAAACCGGCCGCAGCACCGGCCCCGAAGGCCACAGGGAAAGTCAACATTAACACTGCCGACGAGGCGGGGCTGACCTCGCTGAAGGGCATCGGCAAAGTCAAGGCGCAAGCGATCCTCGACTATCGCCAGAAGAATGGATCGTTCAAGACGGTGGACGATCTCGCCAAAGTGAAAGGGATTGGGGAAAAGACCGTGGCGAAGCTGAAGGAGCATCTGACAGTCGAGTAGCGCCACATCGCGAAAGGCAGGACCCGGGAGCGCGTGTCCGACGGTGCGCACTCCCGGAGGCGATCAGCGCACAGCGGCGAGTGTCGTTTGCGTTTGCTCGTCCCGCACGGTTTTGACCACCGCTGGGCGGGCAGGGATGTCCCGCACGGTGTCCTGAAGGCGGTGCTGGATGCGATCCAGCGCGGGTGCGAACGGAATGCATTCCAGCACGATGCGGCAGGTGCGTTCGTCTCCCACTTGCGTAAAGCGAAAGCCATAGACAATTCCTAGTTCTCGGAGATGCGGAGTCATCGCTTTGACGATTTCTCGCATGCGCGCTTCCGACAAGCGCGTGCAATCCGTTAGGAAATGGATATGAATCCAGTGCTCTTCACGTCCGAGAATTTTCATGAACTCTGCCCCTACGCGCACAGTGTCCCAGTTGTTTAGCCCTTCGGATACTTCTTGTCGCATTCCGCGCGGCAGTTCTTCGAGTAATCGTCCGCCTTGGTCGCGCACTCCTGCAAACGATCGAACGCCTGCTGTTGAGTCAGTTCGTCGATACAGTCTTTATTCATCTTTTCGGACGTGTGTTTGCATTCGTTGCGGCACGCCGTCAAAGGGTCCGGCGGCGGCGGCTTCGCCGGCTCTTTTTCTTTTTTACAGCCAGCCACGTAAAAGAGGCTGGCCACCACCAGGACTCCGGCCATGATCTTCCATTTCTTCATCGTTTCCCTCCCTGCCACGAAGCTCGCTGCGCCTCTCGACAGACGTCAACTGCTTCGGGGATATTCTCTGTTTGCGTGCTCTCATAGCATTGTCTTCCGTATCCGAAAAGGAGGGCGCGGCGGACCTGCGAAGGGGAAAAGGCATTTCCCGCCGGACGGCGAGGCCCGTCTTGTCGCCGGCCGAAATCGCTTGCTAGTATGCATACCTTGTGCACGATCTCGCGACAGAAACCTCGGCTGCGGAAGCCGTCCTCGACGCCAAACTCGCCTTGCTGCCCACGAGTCCCGGCGTGTATCTCTTCCGCGATAAGAACCGAGAGGTCATTTACGTCGGCAAAGCCAAGAATTTGCGCGCGCGCGTGCGGCAATACGCTCGCGGTGGGGATGGCCGCGTGCAAATCACCTTCCTCTTGTCGCAGTTGGCCGATGTCGAGGTGCTGCTGACCGGCAGCGAGAAGGAAGCCTTGCTACTGGAAAACACCCTCATCAAGCAATACTGGCCGCGTTACAACATCCGTCTCAAGGACGACAAGTCCTATTGGCATGTCAAAGTCACCACGCACGCTGCCTGGCCGCGCTTGTTTCTCACCCGTCAGGTCGTGAAAGACGGCAGCAAATATCTGGGTCCTTTTCACTCCAGCGCGGCGGTGCAGGAAACGTTGGAGATTATCCGCAAGGTCTTTCCCTTACGTACCTGCTCGGACACCGTGTTTCGCAATCGCACACGCCCGTGTCTGGAGTACCAAATTAAGCGCTGTCTCGGGCCGTGTACTCTGCCGGTCGATCCCGCCGATTATCAACAGCAGTTGAAGAACGCGCTGCTCCTCCTGGAAGGGAAGAATAGCGAATTAGTGCAGCAACTGACGGCGCGCATGCAGGAGGCTGCCGAGGGGCTGCGTTTCGAGGAGGCGGCGCGGGTGCGCGACCAGATTCGCGCCATGGAACAAACCGGCGAGAAGCAACACGTCGCCACTCCGCTTGGCCACGACCAAGATATTTTCGGTCTCTACCGGGAAGGGGGGATCGTCGAGGTCGAGGTCCTCCTGGTGCGCGGAGGCAAGCTGGTCGGCAACCTCGACTACAGTTTCGAGGACAACGAATTCCCCGATGAAGAAGTGCTGTCCGAGATGCTGACACAGTTTTATCAGGGCGATCGTTTTCTTCCCGACGAGGTGCTGCTGCCGGTGCTGCTGGAAGACGCGGCAGCGCGGGAAGAGCTGCTGAGCGAGCGCAAAAGCAAAAGCGTGACGGTGCTGCACCCGCAACGCGGCGACAAGGTGCGGTTGGTGGAGATGGCGCAGGAAAATGCGCGTCAGAGTTTCGTCGAGAAGCGGCGCGGTGCGGAACAAAAAGAGAAAACGCTCGATAGCCTCCGCCGTGCATTAGCACTGCGCACGGCACCGAAGCGCATCGAATGTTTCGATATCTCGAACATCCAAGGCAACTTGGCGGTTGGCTCGATGGTGGTGTTCGACGAGGGCGAGCCGGATAAAAACCGCTATCGTCGCTTTCGCATTAAAACCGTCGAGGGGGCGGATGACTTTGGCATGATGTATGAAGTGCTCATCCGCCGCTACCAACGTGCCCTGGAGGAACATGATCTGCCCGATCTGCTCATGGTGGACGGCGGCAAAGGGCAACTGGGGGTCGCGGTCGAAGTGTTGCGCGAACTGAACATCACCGAAGTCGATCTGATTGGGTTGGCCAAAATGCGCACCGAGCGCGACCCGTTCGCCGAAGAAGTGGAGCATTCGTCGGAACGGGTGTTTCTCCCCGGGCGCAAAAACCCCGTCATCCTCAGACCCAACTCCACTGCGTTGTTTCTGCTGCAACGTGTCCGCGACGAGGCCCACCGCTTCGCCATTACCTATCATCGCCAGTTGCGCGCCAAAGAACGGTTAAGCTCGCCGCTGGATGCCGTTGCCGGTGTCGGACCTGCGCGTCGAAAAGCCCTCTTGCGTCACTTCGGCAGCTTGAAACGTATCCGCGTGGCCACAGTCGAGGAACTGACTCAGGTCTCCGGCATCACCACGACGGTCGCCGAGGCGATCGAACGCTTCTTTACTCAAGAGCAACCGGTAGCTACCGAGGACAACGTGGGCGCATGAGCGCCGCAGAGGGCGGGAGGCGTGCGATACGATCGACTGCCTGTGCTTGTGCTCGTGACCGTTGCTGCCTTACTTGGGCAAGCCGGCGTCGCCTGGGGGTGGGGCTGTAGTTCTCTCCCGTGGCTCCTCGGTTTTGTCATTACCCTCGGTCTAGCGTTTCTCTTCTGCCCGCGTCGCTTGGCATTGCTGTTCGCTTGTGGGGTGCTTTCCTTTGGCCTTGCGGGCCGGTTGCTTGAACAGCGTCTCTCCCCGCAGTTGCCGCCGACGCATCTCCGTCAACTGCCGCTGCCGCAAGACGCAACGGTCGAAGGCTGGCTGTTCCGCGAGCCGGAACGGTTTCCTCACCGGGGGCGGCTGTATCTCGAAGCGCTGCACACCTGGCGTGATGGCGTTTCTCAACCGGCGACCGGAAAAATTTCGCTCAACGTGCGCACGCTGAGCGGTCCCTGGCAGTATGGTGATGTCGTGCGTGTCCCCCTGCGCCTGCGCGCGCCACGGAATTTTCGTACGCCGGGCAGTTTCGACTACGAAGGCTATCTGGCGCGCCAAGGAATCTATCTGACAGCGTTCCTGTGGGATGACGCGAAGATTGAACGGGTCGGCTGGCAGGGGAATTGGCTGCGTGCCCGGCTTGAACAGATGCGCCGTACGCTCGGCCACTTTTTCTCCTCGCACTTGGATGCGCAGACTGCGGCCGTGCTGCGGGCGTTGATCGTTGGCGACGAAGGCGGCGTGACCAAAGACCTGCGCACGGCCTTCTCCCGCGCCGGGGTCGCACACGTTTT contains the following coding sequences:
- the ispD gene encoding 2-C-methyl-D-erythritol 4-phosphate cytidylyltransferase; translation: MVVNAVVVAAGKGERMGAVLPKPFLPVVGVPLFVHTLRSLSRSSFLRKLVLVIAAEYEPLCCQLLERHGPFRLPITLVHGGLERQDSVRLGLAALDPDCDIVVIHDAARPFIAVETIDASVRVAAQHGGALVAIPARDTIKRVNPDGLVVETVPRHDLWLAQTPQTFRVALIKEAHARAQAQGVTATDDAALLEWAGGTVKIVPGDGRNFKLTTPEDLPLAEALLGAEQDNF
- a CDS encoding helix-hairpin-helix domain-containing protein — its product is MKRWGQRLLVATMVSGFLGGAPAWSQQAPAATPVPATKPAAAPAPKATGKVNINTADEAGLTSLKGIGKVKAQAILDYRQKNGSFKTVDDLAKVKGIGEKTVAKLKEHLTVE
- the uvrC gene encoding excinuclease ABC subunit UvrC, whose amino-acid sequence is MHDLATETSAAEAVLDAKLALLPTSPGVYLFRDKNREVIYVGKAKNLRARVRQYARGGDGRVQITFLLSQLADVEVLLTGSEKEALLLENTLIKQYWPRYNIRLKDDKSYWHVKVTTHAAWPRLFLTRQVVKDGSKYLGPFHSSAAVQETLEIIRKVFPLRTCSDTVFRNRTRPCLEYQIKRCLGPCTLPVDPADYQQQLKNALLLLEGKNSELVQQLTARMQEAAEGLRFEEAARVRDQIRAMEQTGEKQHVATPLGHDQDIFGLYREGGIVEVEVLLVRGGKLVGNLDYSFEDNEFPDEEVLSEMLTQFYQGDRFLPDEVLLPVLLEDAAAREELLSERKSKSVTVLHPQRGDKVRLVEMAQENARQSFVEKRRGAEQKEKTLDSLRRALALRTAPKRIECFDISNIQGNLAVGSMVVFDEGEPDKNRYRRFRIKTVEGADDFGMMYEVLIRRYQRALEEHDLPDLLMVDGGKGQLGVAVEVLRELNITEVDLIGLAKMRTERDPFAEEVEHSSERVFLPGRKNPVILRPNSTALFLLQRVRDEAHRFAITYHRQLRAKERLSSPLDAVAGVGPARRKALLRHFGSLKRIRVATVEELTQVSGITTTVAEAIERFFTQEQPVATEDNVGA
- a CDS encoding type IV pilus twitching motility protein PilT is translated as MDLSALLTLAVQSAASDLHLSSGEPPILRIHGDLQRLDSPLLAREAVRSLIDRLLDDDQRKTFTAARELDFAYDLGAIGRFRVNVFVQQRGAGAVFRLIPTVIPTIEQLGLPPILKKLCDKKKGLILVTGPTGAGKSTTLAAMIDHINRTVPGHIVTIEDPIEFTHRSQRCLVNQREVGAHTHSFANALRAALREDPDVILVGEMRDLETIQLAITAAETGHLVFGTLHAPSAPQTVDRVIGVFPATQQAQVRMQFADSIEAVITQTLCKKKGGGRVAALEILLATAATRNLIRESKVHQLLSAMQVGQKDGMQTLDAALMDLVNKNAITREEAQAKGAAVPGGTLLGSGGGKPPTGRVG
- the rimI gene encoding ribosomal protein S18-alanine N-acetyltransferase, which produces MKKKRETARSAVTLRLMTEDDLDAVLAIEEASFPAPWTRAAFVHELRVPHSQLTVAEQRGQVVGYLCGWYIADEVQILDVAVHSACRRQGVGEQLLRHALAVGRGCGAQAVHLEVRRGNLPALTLYGKFGFREVAVRQRYYANGEDALLLTCLLSPEEQ
- a CDS encoding CarD family transcriptional regulator, which produces MFRIGAKVAYPGHGIGVVEALEKKTIQGSECEFFAVRLLENGGLFLVPAAQVTSESLRPPLSRETVSKVYHILRTPKPLGSPANWPRRSRTYPDKIRTGSLIETAKILRDLLTLKTEKTLSSSESEMLTTAHDRLVKELAGERATSKEKILEELRAMFLFAVSKSAVPARS